In the bacterium genome, AAAATCAAATTCGCTACCAAGATAGAATTAGCCAAAGAAATGCTTGAAGAAATAGCAGAGCATTTACCTCAAGAATTCAAGATATACGTTCTTTTTGATTCATGGTATGCAGCAAAGAAACTAATAAAGTATTGCAGGGCAAACGGATGGCACGTAATATGTGCCCTTAAGTCTAACCGTAAGTTTAACGGTAAAAAGTTAGCCAGGATTGCCCGCCACATCAGGCACAGGAGATTCACTAAGACAATAGTGAACTCTGCAGATTCAGTATCTATTTACTGGGTCTACGAAAAGATAGGCCGAATCAACGGTCTTGATGAAGAAGTAAAAGTCTTCATCTCAAAACGGCACCGCTCCGATAAATTCGGAGAGTTCTTCCTGTGTACAGACACAGAGATGTCTGCCAGGCAAGCACTGTCTTTCTATACGAAACGCTGGGCAATTGAGGTAGATTACTTATACCTTAAGACACGGTTAGGGCTTGAAGACTTCCGCCTGCGGTCCTATAAGGGTATTGTCAAGTTCATGCAGCTGGTGTTTCTTACTCTTCAGTATCTGCACTGGCGTATTCATGAAGAACACAGTCCACCTGTAAAAAAATTGACTGATGTTATTGCTCTTCACCGAACCCAACAGTGGCAGAA is a window encoding:
- a CDS encoding transposase, whose amino-acid sequence is MLKIIAPSKALVKFFFMLNLSMSKPQREHALNTMETLIMCESRKTISNLNRTICDSTDQSAMSDFFTYSPWENDTVRRQTIKSLIRWSVEQNQLQMFQPTVIISIDDSLARKPKESKHFDTVDWHHDAHGQKQLAHGLSFMTCHIQIGDVSIPINYRIYLKAETIRKLNRKYRNKQKIKFATKIELAKEMLEEIAEHLPQEFKIYVLFDSWYAAKKLIKYCRANGWHVICALKSNRKFNGKKLARIARHIRHRRFTKTIVNSADSVSIYWVYEKIGRINGLDEEVKVFISKRHRSDKFGEFFLCTDTEMSARQALSFYTKRWAIEVDYLYLKTRLGLEDFRLRSYKGIVKFMQLVFLTLQYLHWRIHEEHSPPVKKLTDVIALHRTQQWQNTLFSFAHQVLKHRSIKIPVDNFLAKAA